One window of the Diceros bicornis minor isolate mBicDic1 chromosome 40, mDicBic1.mat.cur, whole genome shotgun sequence genome contains the following:
- the CCDC138 gene encoding coiled-coil domain-containing protein 138 isoform X6: MEPRVVKPPGQDFVVERLKSRYGLGGSCAAEYDFSDFDQAKCKRRSLTSPDDLDIYSSGDKVGSSLRCYSDERKHCTTPLCSSFKHLNVNCLDDELGSFQDLKQEETEEELTESDHRVSTSKITKESFKRIAKAIARPTNFAPNSRNWTECCSGASDFPLKHVSCPTSKASNKQSLLPHQINQIYDELFQIHQKLQCETAAQQEFAEELQKRERFLVEREQLLFRHETALSKIKGVEEEVLTRFQIIKEQHVAEVEHLTEVLKERNKESKRLRSSFDALKELNDNLKKQLNEVSEENRKMEIQAKRVQARLDNLQRKYEFMTIQRLKGNSHAAHEMKSLKQEKVLVSKTYKVPLNAQVYELLTVFMDWISDHHLSKLKNEEYGIDGEKSLLKFASERSDIQEKCLKNACSLSWKPVATLYFFVPALCCFEPLSLIFKY, encoded by the exons ATGGAACCGAGGGTCGTCAAGCCTCCGGGGCAGGATTTCGTAGTGGAGCGTCTGAAGAGCCGCTACGGGCTGGGGGGCAGCTGCGCCGCCGAG tatgacTTTTCAGATTTTGATCAGGCTAAATGTAAGAGAAGATCTCTAACCTCCCCAG atGATTTGGATATCTACTCATCTGGAGATAAAGTTGGTTCATCATTAAGATGTTATTCTGATGAAAGAAAGCATTGTACAAcacctctttgtagttcattcaAGCACTTAAATGTGAATTG cctagaTGATGAACTGGGTTCTTTTCAAGATTTGAAGCAAGAGGAAACAGAAGAAGAGTTGACTGAGAGTGATCATAGAGTTAGTACCTCCAAAATAACCAAGGAGTCTTTTAAACGGATAGcaaaag caaTTGCCCGGCCAACTAATTTTGCCCCAAATTCAAGAAATTGGACTGAATGTTGTAGTGGTGCAAGTGACTTTCCTTTGAAACATGTCAGCTGTCCAACATCGAAAGCATCAAACAAGCAGAGTTTACTTCCACATCAGATCAATCAGATATATGATGAATTATTTCAGATACATCAGAAACTGCAG TGTGAAACTGCAGCACAACAGGAATTTGCTGAAGAACTTCAAAAGCGAGAACGTTTTTTAGTTGAAAGAGAACAACTGCTTTTCAGACATGAAACTGCCTTGAGTAAAATTAAAGGTGTCGAAGAAGAGGTTCTTACAAGATTTCAGATTATAAAGGAG caACATGTTGCAGAAGTTGAGCACTTAACCGAAGTTcttaaggaaagaaataaagaaagcaagAGGCTAAGGTCCTCTTTTGATGCGTTGAAAGAATTGAATGATAACTTGAAAAAACAG TTAAATGAAGTAAGTGAAGAAAACAGGAAGATGGAGATTCAGGCTAAAAGAGTTCAAGCTCGTTTAGATAATTTACAG AGGAAATACGAGTTTATGACCATACAGAGATTGAAAGGAAATTCCCATGCTGCTCATGAAATGAAGAGtttaaagcaagaaaaagtaCTAGTTTCAAAAACTTATAAG GTCCCACTTAATGCACAAGTTTATGAACTTTTAACTGTCTTCATGGACTGGATTTCAGATCACCACCTTAGCAAATTGAAAAATGAAGAGTATGGAATTGATGGTGAAAAGTCGTTACTCAAATTTGCTTCTGAGAGAAGTGATATTCAGGAGAAGTGTTTgaag